The genomic window TATTGTGGGTAAAAGTTAAGGTGATTCTGGTTATGTATACATTACCTAGGCAACTATATATAATACCTGAGTCGTCCAGGCACTGTATCAAATATTATGAAGATCATTGTCGATTACAtagctttaaaaaatatatcgtcATTGGAAAGCTTAAGCGCCAAAATACTTAAAATGCGTTTTTTATATCACTGAATTCGTTTTTTTCCCTCTTTACCTTGGTCTCATGGCAGTCTGAGCATTGTTTAAGAAGCTATTGGCGCATCAGCAGTGCTTTTAATTACGTAAAGAAaattacatgttttttttttatattgtctgTTAGTATTTTTAGCTAACTGCTGTGCCCATCGAACTATGATTTTCAACCTAAAGTTGGTCATTCAGTTAAGTGTTGTCGTATAAGTATAGTCTTAgtagcccaaattattgcgaaactgaagtggcattgggcagggcacatagctcggcggacagatggccattggggcagtaaggtcctcaaatggcgaccacgtaccggaaggcgtgttggtaggccccccacaagatggaccgacgatggggtcaagatcgccggagtaggttggatgagggcagcgcaggaccgatcgtcgcaggagatctttgggggaggcctttgtccagcagtggacgtcttcgagCTGAaatcatgatgatgatgaagtataATCTACTTTCTGCAAATTCTAACGAAAAGGTCGCTTAGTAAATTTGCATAACGAAAACATTGATGGACGTAAACGCTAAGTACTTTTTTAGTAAAGGAGACGGATAccctttattttatacattattgggccaagatgtaaaaggatgaaattagtgtcaataaatagcttataaaataaaaaagcatcaCTGAGAATTTGAGGATTTTTGGCAATCTGAAAGCTGAGTTATAGgaggttttgtaaaattgagTTTATGCATTATATGGGCAacaatctttattaaaatagctGATTTTGAAATGCGATTGTTCTTTTGTTGTACGATAACTATCGTACAAGTTTAGCAATATCATAAGtcaaataaaaagaagaaaaatatcaataaaacaacgAGAAATGACAAATCGCATAGGTACGCACAAACAATACTTTGAAACGAGtgattgacaattgacattctAGACAATTCTGTGTCTGTCACTGTCAGCACAGATTAAAAATACAGAACCAGATTCAGAATCGACTTTTTCTTCGATCGatttctatataataaaatggttatattatttttctttaactAATGACATTAGGTTTTgttaattacaatgtattttttttggtacttttattgaatcaatCATCTGTTGCAAGTGGTTTTAGGTTGAATTGTATAAACTCATTCACATTAATCGATATCTCATTTTAATCGTGAATTTTAAgatatgaaaacataattttaagatttctcgTTTTCTAGATTGTGAATTACTTAGggtaattttctatattttgaaatagaaaaatatgacatttttttaaaaccatatctcaacttattacattttggcCCAGAAATCCCCGTCTCCTTTGCTATAGagatctatttttttatttgagccTTAAGCGTATTTTaagttctttttattttataaaaaaaatttaagtgataaatattttactcCACAAAACTGTGGTGGTACTTTAAGTATTGATTATATAAGAATTGTGATAAATTGACAGCTAAATCTATTGTACAAAattgaacataattttttgtcTCGGCAATTTTGGGGTTAACtctctggctgcgtgtagatgTTGTGGTCCACGTCCACATGTTTGAGTCTACAGATCTCATAGTGGTTACGCAGAgacggatcatctcatgggctgcgttcaaacggcaattggcgacgtgcttgcacagatggCGTATGGTCTATCCCAATTGGTtaagtcgccaacgcggctcccagaCTTCGATAGCCACAtaccgtccttattggatcttctgctgactacttATCCAGATAGTTGctaggtctctgtcgacgcacCTCTTGGAGCGGTCGGACCATTGCCTGATGAGGAGTGTTGTGCCTATCCAACGGCCACGTCGTAGAACACCAGCGAACCGCCACGTttagcactacaagtcagcCGAATGAGATAGGATGCGTTCTTTTTTTGAATCTAACATCTGGgacaaggtttgtttcccttcggatgatccttgTGCCTGTGCCGTTGCAGTGGCCGATGTGATATGATAGAGCATGGATATTttcataccaagctctgtagtccCAATCGATGGCAGATTATAGCCCTGGTTCCATGCGTCAGTTACAGCAGCTGCTAACTGGGATCCAAACTGCAATGTTCTAAAGAGCAAATAGAACCGTGTGTCATGATTCGCGGCAAATTGCCTGTGCGCAATCTAAGAACGTCGctaaaatcggcgagcagctttcaagTTACCCAAATAGAACACGCTATTTCTGGGCGTTGTAggaagctgctcttggtaactttaaCCACCCGTCCCTGCTGCCACTACACATGAGTAATGACACTCTGGCCCATAGGACAAAAGAGAAAACCGATCTTCTTTGCACTCTTTCTCCCTCCAACTCGGCTTTGACGATGACGAAAAAAAACCGCCGATCATCCCGCGGGGTCCAGACCTCAGAGATGCCTGAAATATAATTAATCTGTTTTTGTTAGATGTAAAGAAGTTGACCGGGCAGGATGGCATTTCTCGAAtcatgcttagaacgtgtgcttCGACCGCCTATGCTTACACTTTTATTCtttcactcatattcaaaaagCGAAGTCCCGGACtgatggaagtcagcccttgtccatccgatccaataCAAAAgtagacagttcggatccggcaaactatagcctatagctattaccttcctgctctccaaaatcaggGAGCACATGGAGTTTATCAGCGACCGACAGTACCGCTTTCGCCACGGTGAGCAGGCGCTCTTCTCAAATAcataacacacagatgggcagcggctatgaAAGTAAGGGAGAAGGCCTTGCAGTTGCTTtgacaaggcgcttctctcaaaacttccatcatttcaGCTTCCGAAGAATTTATGTAAATGGAACACCAACTACCTGgacgcagcatacaggtcgttatcgacggttattgcttgaACCCGTGAACGCTTGAATTATCCCAGGGTGTGTGCTACCCtgattcttctgcatatcaataaaATGTTGGACGCCTCCAACTTGGACTGCTGTGTAGACTACATTACTGGTGATGTCATGTGCCATACACGGACCATGCAGGTCTCCATCGAGAAATCTTCAATCACTGCCGGAAGAAACTTATGTATTTCATCGAGTCCTATCTTGAGGAGGTCCCGGAATAAACCTTGCCCAATTTAACCCGCAGAagtctcaagtttgcgcgtttaccgcTAATACCCCACTTGTCATATCACCGCTcctcgagaacacttccctttaAACCTCCTCTAGTATTGGCATACTGAGTCTCGATATCAATAAatatcgagcgattgccaatctAACCGAGTCATCTGGGAGTGCTAGCGATCCTAGAGAAttatatgataatgataataacagtgtTAGCGATCCTAAAGaattaaatgataatgataataacagtgcTAGCGATCCTAGAGAAttatatgataatgataataacagtgcTACCGATCCTAGAGAAttatatgataatgataataacagtgcTAGCGATCCTAGAGAAttatatgataatgataataacagtgcTAGCGATCCTAGAGaattaaatgataatgataataacagtgcTAGCGATCCTAGAGaattaaatgataatgataataacagtgcTAGCGATCCTAgataattatatgataataacaGTGTTAGCGATCCTAAAGAAttatatgataatgataataacagtgtTAGCGATCCTAAAGaattaaatgataatgataataacagtgcTAGCGATCCTAGAGAAttatatgataatgataataacagtgcTACCGATCCTAGAGAAttatatgataatgataataacagtgcTACCGATCCTAGAGaattaaatgataatgataataacagtgcTAGCGATCCTAgataattatatgataataacaGTGTTAGCGATCCTAAAGAAttatatgataatgataataacagtgtTAGCGATCCTAGAGAAttatatgataatgataataacagtgcTAGCGATCCTAGAGaattaaatgataatgataataacagtgcTACCGATCCTAGAGaattaaatgataatgataataacagtgcTAGCGATCCTAgataattatatgataataacaGTGTTAGCGATCCTAAAGAAttatatgataatgataataacagtgtTAGCGATCCTAGAGaattaaatgataatgataataacagtgcTAGCGATCCTAgataattatatgataataacaGTGTTAGCGATCCTAAAGAAttatatgataatgataataacagtgcTAGCGATCCTAGagaattatatgataataacaGTGTTAGCGATCCTAAAGaattaaatgataatgataataacagtgcTAGCGATCCTAGAGAAttatatgataatgataataacagtgcTACCGATCCTAGAGAAttatatgataatgataataacagtgcTAGCGATCCTAgataattatatgataataacaGTGTTAGCGATCCTAAAGAAttatatgataatgataataacagtgtTAGCGATCCTAGAGAAttaaatgataattataataacagtgCTAGCGATCCTAgataattatatgataataacaGTGTTAGCGATCCTAAAGAAtt from Leptidea sinapis chromosome 7, ilLepSina1.1, whole genome shotgun sequence includes these protein-coding regions:
- the LOC126965485 gene encoding putative uncharacterized protein DDB_G0286901 codes for the protein MLDASNLDCCVDYITGDVMCHTRTMQVSIEKSSITAGRNLCISSSPILRSVSDPKELNDNDNNSASDPRELYDNDNNSATDPRELYDNDNNSASDPRELYDNDNNSASDPRELNDNDNNSASDPRELNDNDNNKLYDNDNNSVSDPKELNDNDNNSASDPRELYDNDNNSATDPRELYDNDNNSATDPRELNDNDNNKLYDNDNNSVSDPRELYDNDNNSASDPRELNDNDNNSATDPRELNDNDNNSASDPR